The following is a genomic window from Nitrosomonas communis.
GGTTTGATGGGTTGTGCAATAACGCCACGCTCGATAGTGGGTTCAAACGGAGATATATAAATGCTCTTTGCACTCAGGGCAAGCGTTTTCTGCACAAAGTCGAGTTCAAATTGGTTTTGTAGCTGCTCTTGCGGTGTTATTGTTGGCTTACCTTGATAATTATGGATACGTGTTATTTCCTGACCTTGCTTATCGATGAAACGAACTTTTCCATAAAGTTGGCGAGAGTCCAAAAAAGTTATCATATCTTCGGTCAGGCGTGAATAGGCTGCGGAGTCACCCGTATCCAGCCATTGCCGCAATGAAGAAAGCTCTGCAAGATAAAGAGCATCACCTCGTAATACACCGAATGTATACTCGATGGCCTTCTCACCCAGTTGTGCAGACAATCGCTCGTTCGCCTCAATAATTGCATAATTTGCATCATCGTGAGCATCGAACAGAAGCGACAATACGATTGCAAGTGATAGAAGAAGGGGGATGCATATAATCAGGAAATACTTTATAAACCTGTAGCGGCTTCTATCTGATTTCATAAGCACTTTTTTTATTAATCCGACATTCAGATAAGCAAATCATTCACTATCAAAAATGAAGAATATCCATCCATCACAATACCCTACACTATATCTAAAGTAAAAACGACTTTGTCGGCTTCCTTGCCGTATGATTGATCCTGTCTGCGGCTCGCGCCTTCTCGTTATTTTTTGATGTGGAATGGGAATTAATCGTCCGGGCAGTAGGTAATATCGTAATTACTCGTACCATAAATTTGTTGATATAAATTAATATTTCTTTAATTCAAACAAGAGTGGTGGAGATGGTGATTTGAGCATAAGATTCCCGGGTCATCATGCGATGGGCCAGATGAGTCAGTATACCCTATTACTAATAAAGTAAATCATAATTGATGCTCCACTTGCTTTTCCTCTATATTCAATTGACACATTGGCCTGTTTATGCTGCACGAACCATAACGTTGGCCTGTACAATATACTCATGTGCTCAGAATTTCAATGCTCATCATCTTTTTTTGCGATATCTCAATATTTTATTGTTCTCTTCTTGCATGCTTATTTAGATATTTCCGTATTATTATTCTTGCGATATAGGTGAATATCCAATTGCGGGAATGCAATGTTGATTTTTTCTTCAGCAAAACGACGATTAATCTCCATGTTCAAATCATGAGCCAGATCCTGTCGATCTGAAAGCTGACCCGCATAAACCCTCAATTCGAAATCCAGCGAGCTTGCGCCAAATCCCTGAAATAAGGCGACGGGCTCCGGTTCACGTAGAACCAAAGGATGATTTTTGGCAATTTCCAGTAGCAATGTTCTAGCCCTGTCACAATCAGATCCATAAGCAATGCCCACAGGTATTTTGATACGCGTGACCTGATCACTGAGAGTCCAGTTTAACAACTGCTGAGTAATAAATGTTTTATTAGGTACCACGACTTCCTTTCGATCAGCATCGATCAAAGTTGTCGCACGGATATTAATCTTGCTGACTGTACCGGTCACATCATTCAATGTGACAAGATCGCCTATTCTGATAGGACGCTCAAATAGCAGAATAAGTCCGGAGACAAAATTAGCCACGATTTCCTGCAAACCAAAACCCAGGCCGACACCCAATGCTGCAACCAGCCATTGAATATTGGACCACTCCATACCGAGCATTTGGAATGTAACCATCACACCGATAATGATAATAGCATATCTGAGTAGTGTGGTAATCGCGTATCCGGTACCCGTATTCAAGGATAAATGTCGAAGAACTAAAAGTTCCAGCGTACCGGGTAAATTATGCGCAGCCACCATGACCAGGCTCAGAATGATCAATGCCACCAGCAATGTTTCCAACGTGATCAAGCGCACGACCGCTTCACCTTCCCTCATAATCGAGGTTCGCCAGACAACAATATCTTCCAGAAATCCCAACGCCGGTAGCATTTCATACCAGATGACGCTTAAGCCACCAATCAGCAATCCCCATACACTGATTTTTAATAAAGTAGCTGATTGTGTGCTAATTGATTCAATATCAATGTAGTTGTCATCCACGAACTCAGTTTCACTTTTTCCAGCCGTTGCGCGCAGGGCAAGCACTTCTTCCCGTTTGGCAATGGCTCTTTTAAACGCAATTCTACGTTGGGCAATTAATAGACTACGGTAGCTCAGGAAAAAAACCAGACTACACAGTATGATCAAGATGACTGATTGGAAGATCAGAATACTTTGATACAATGCAGCGAAGTAATAGCCTCTTGCCGCCATGACAATCATGTACACTTGCTGTACGAAAAGAAGTAACATCCACAGACGCGGATTCTGAATAAAAGTAAAACTTTTTCCTTGATAGAGCACTTTTCCGGAAGGCGTAATCGCCATCCAGCCTAAAGCAAATACTGCCAATACTATGCAGAGCAGCATAAAAGCAATTCTTCCGATACTATTACGCACGACGTCATCCGCAAGTGCATCTGTAAAAGCAATGGTAACACTTAATACCAATATAGTAGGCGCATAATACTTGATATCCCTATACATTTTATTCACCATATCCGCATGCCATCGGAATTGCGTAATGAGTAATCCTGTTGGTTGGCAAAGCTCAAGAAGGAAATACCAGAGAAAAACAGTCACAGCAGCCACATAAAAAGCAAGAGAAAACGCATGACTCATTTCAGTGTTCATACTGTACTGTAGAACGAGATGAATCAGTAATAACGGTAAGGAAATCACTAAAGATTGAACCACTACGAACAACAACATCCCGATGGGGTAGCGTGCCTTGTCTTGATTGACTTTTCCCCAGGCCTCTTTTCCAATCTCTTCCCATTCCCGATAGCGAGACCAATAAAACCGCTTTAAAATCAAGCCGATCAATAAAGAAAAAGCCAGAATGGCTATAGCTGGCAGCCATACTTTTTCGCTAGTTTTTACTAGAGCAGTTTGCGTCTTATCAGAAACAAGCCAGGCGGCTGCAGCGCTGAGATCGTTATTGATATTTAAATCGATTGGTCTTGCACTGCGGGTGATCAGCAGGTTTTCTTTGAGTAAAAGCTCATATTGATTGATTTTCTCAATCAATTGATTCTTAATTGAAACATAAACTTCTAAATCTTTAACATAGGAGTGCAATATTTCCTGGAATTGATCGATAATATGTAAACGGGAATCTTTAAGCTCCTGGAATCCTGCTGTGATCTCCTGATAAAAAGGTGTTTGCTCATCAATAGCATAATCTTCCGTCATTTTTTTGAAATAAGCTTTATCGTTCATCATTTCCAGCTTTTCTTGTTCAAGCTGGAACAATTCCAGTTTTGCATTACTGAGTGATTTTTGTGTTGGTCTGATATTAGGTTTGGATAATAGTTCCTTTAATTGTTTTCTGATCTCTGTTCCTAATTCTTCATCTTCTTCTTGGAATTCGAGTCTCTGCTGAAGTGCGGCATAATTTTTTGTAATAAAATCAAGCCGATTCTCGTTGCGATTCTTTTGCATCATCAATTTAGTCGCATGCGCAGCATAATTACTGAGTTTAGCGGCAAGCTCTTCATTATGTTTAATTATCTTAAGCAGCGCTGGATTCCATTTACTTTCACCTAGCAATTGCTCAGACTTCTCAACCACTTTTTTAGTCTCAGTTTTTCTTTGCAGGTTGATCTGCTTGGTTAACCATTCTACTTTCTGCACCAGCATTTGGATCTCTGGATTAAGTGTCAGCTTTTCCTGTAAGGTGGCAATTTCAATCGCTTTGGGTAACGTTAAAGCTTCCAGTTCCAGCATGCGAATCTTGTCTGTCAGCGCTCGACTCTGATATTCCTGAAGCATCTTAAAGGCATCGGCAATTTTTTCATCAGGCATGTCTGCCGCCAGAGATGCTTTTTCAACCAGCGATGCACGTGTCTTGCTTGTTGCGTCTATTTCTTCACGGATTTTAATGGTGCGCTGACGGAGCGTCCCAATTTCGGAGGTCAGTTTGTGCTGCTGATTTTGTAGTTCTGATAATTTTGCTTGAGTAATAACGTGCTGCTGCTCCATTTCGCTTAAAGACAATCCTGCCAACGCTGTGGCATTAAATGTGAGCGAAATCGCTTTGTCTTTCTGCTTTCTCAGTATCTCAAGCTGCTGTGGATATTCTTTTAGCTGCTGCGAACAAAGTTGGGTTCTTTTGAGGTATTCCTGGTGGTCAAGCAATACCTGTTGAGTATCGAGATAAATCTCTTTAAGTTGCTTTTTTTGCGGGGTTTCTTCCCCACCATTCAATGTCTCAATCTTAGCCTGAATTACCCGAGTTTGATTAGCG
Proteins encoded in this region:
- a CDS encoding mechanosensitive ion channel domain-containing protein, translating into MMKLLAILSFLFWSVTGAEHSQADELANQTRVIQAKIETLNGGEETPQKKQLKEIYLDTQQVLLDHQEYLKRTQLCSQQLKEYPQQLEILRKQKDKAISLTFNATALAGLSLSEMEQQHVITQAKLSELQNQQHKLTSEIGTLRQRTIKIREEIDATSKTRASLVEKASLAADMPDEKIADAFKMLQEYQSRALTDKIRMLELEALTLPKAIEIATLQEKLTLNPEIQMLVQKVEWLTKQINLQRKTETKKVVEKSEQLLGESKWNPALLKIIKHNEELAAKLSNYAAHATKLMMQKNRNENRLDFITKNYAALQQRLEFQEEDEELGTEIRKQLKELLSKPNIRPTQKSLSNAKLELFQLEQEKLEMMNDKAYFKKMTEDYAIDEQTPFYQEITAGFQELKDSRLHIIDQFQEILHSYVKDLEVYVSIKNQLIEKINQYELLLKENLLITRSARPIDLNINNDLSAAAAWLVSDKTQTALVKTSEKVWLPAIAILAFSLLIGLILKRFYWSRYREWEEIGKEAWGKVNQDKARYPIGMLLFVVVQSLVISLPLLLIHLVLQYSMNTEMSHAFSLAFYVAAVTVFLWYFLLELCQPTGLLITQFRWHADMVNKMYRDIKYYAPTILVLSVTIAFTDALADDVVRNSIGRIAFMLLCIVLAVFALGWMAITPSGKVLYQGKSFTFIQNPRLWMLLLFVQQVYMIVMAARGYYFAALYQSILIFQSVILIILCSLVFFLSYRSLLIAQRRIAFKRAIAKREEVLALRATAGKSETEFVDDNYIDIESISTQSATLLKISVWGLLIGGLSVIWYEMLPALGFLEDIVVWRTSIMREGEAVVRLITLETLLVALIILSLVMVAAHNLPGTLELLVLRHLSLNTGTGYAITTLLRYAIIIIGVMVTFQMLGMEWSNIQWLVAALGVGLGFGLQEIVANFVSGLILLFERPIRIGDLVTLNDVTGTVSKINIRATTLIDADRKEVVVPNKTFITQQLLNWTLSDQVTRIKIPVGIAYGSDCDRARTLLLEIAKNHPLVLREPEPVALFQGFGASSLDFELRVYAGQLSDRQDLAHDLNMEINRRFAEEKINIAFPQLDIHLYRKNNNTEISK